The region TTATCCCCAAAGACTTGTTAAGTCCAAAAATGAAGGACAATTCAAGAAATTCGTAGAACTTATGAAGCAACTTAATATCACTATACCATTCACAGAAGTCATTCCGCAAATGCCTTCATATGCTAAGTTTCTTAAAGAGATTTTATCCAACAAAATAAAGCTTGAGGATGATGAAACCAGTATGCTTACTGCCGAGTGTAATGCTATTATTCAAAACAACATGCCTCCTAAACTGAAAAACTCAGGTAGTTTTTCCATACCATGTGTAATAGGAAGTTATATCATAGACAAAGAtctatgcgatttaggagccaGTGTTAGTTTAATGCCCTTATCCACATGCGAAAAACTCAATCTAGGCGAATTAAGACCAACAAAGATGTCTCTACAACTAGTTGATCGTTTTGTTAAATTTCCAATAGGTACGCTAGAGAACGTTCCAGTTCGTATAGgacaattctatattcctacCGACTTTGTAATAATGGATATAAAGGACCCACATCCATATTATTTTAGGAAGAACCTTTTTAGCCACAGCCGGAGCCACCATAGACGTGAAGAAATAAGgctaacattcgaagttggagaagAAAAAGTTAAATTTCTCTTAGCTAAATTCCTACAAGCACCAGTTATAGATTACTCATGTTGTTTCTTAGACATCATCGACGAATGTGTGAAAGAAATAGAGAAGGAACCATCTAAGTATACTGAAGTACTGAAGATTCCAACACCTTATATATTCGAAGACGATAATTGCGTGAGCCATACGTAGATGACAGACTGAGAGAATGTCTAGCACTAGCACCAAATCCAATGCCATGCCCAAATAAACCTTCAATAGAACTTAAAACACTACCTAAAGATCTAACGTATGAATTCCTAGATACCGAGCTTCAATGACCAATAATAGTCAATGCTGACTTAGAATAGATAGAAACCGAAAAGTTACTccatatcttaagaaaatatccaacaaCTTTAGGCTATAACATCTCCGACTTAAAAGGAATAAGTACCTCTATAtgtatgcatcgcattatgctagaggaggactgtaaaacctctagagagcATCAGAGAAGAGTAAATCATATCTTGAGTGATGTAGTAAAAAATGAGGTACAAAAGCTATTAGAAGCATGAATTATATACCTGATATCCGACAGTAACTAGGTCATCCCGATACATGTCGTTCCAAAGAAGAGAGGTGTTATTGTTGTTAGTAATGAGAAGGGAGAATTCGTAGAAAAAAGAACTCAAACTGGATGGAGAatgtgcatagactatagaaaattaaataaagtcaCTCACAAAGATCACTTTCCATtacctttcattgatcaaatgcttgaacaATTGGCTAAACATTCTCACATTTGTTATTCAGACGGATActcaggattctttcaaattaCTATCCATCCTAATGACTAAGAAAAGACTACTTTCACATGTCGTTATGGTACATTTGCCTATCGATGAATGTCGTTTGGACTGTGTAATGCTCTTGAAACATTTCAGAGATGCATGACGTCGGTCTTTGCTGATTTTATAAACAACATaatggaagtatttatggatgacttctctaTTTGTGGGCAAAGCTTTGAAGGATGTCTTTCAAACCTAGAAATGGTACTTGAGAGATGCGTTAAAGTCAATCTCGTattaaattgggaaaaatgccatttcatggtccgacaaggaatTGTACGTTGCCATGTTGTATCCGACCGAGGAATTGAAGTGGATAAAGCAAAAATAGAAATTATTGAACATCCTCAACCTCCGAAAACCGTTAGAGAAATTCACAGTTTCTTAGGACACACCGGTTTCTAGCGACaattcattaaagatttctctaaaataaccAAACCACTAACGGGCTTATTAATGAAAGACACTGAATTCATATTCGATAAAGAGTGCTTAAAAGTGTTTGAACATCTGAAAAATGCTCTTATTACCGCgcccattatgaaaccacctgattggagTAAGCCATTTAAGATAATGTATGACGTTAGTGATTATGCCGTTGGCGCTGTCTTAGGATAAAGACAAGATAAAAAGCTTCATGCTATATATTATGTAAGTAGAACCTTAGATAATGCGCATATGAATTACGCCGCCACAAAAAAAGAACTCATAGCTGTTGTGTTCGCTTTAGATAAATTTTGTTCCTACTTAGTAGGAGCAAAAATAATTATCTATACCGACCACGCCGCAATTAGGTACCTATTAAGTAAGAAGGATGCTAAACCGACACTTTTAAGATGGATTCTACTCTTACAAGAATTCGATCTagagataaaagataagaaaggCACCGAGAACGTGGTAGCAGATAATCTTTCTAGGATTGAGGATCTAAAACCCGAAAAAGTGCCCATCAATGATGATTTTCCTTACGATTAACTTGTAGCCCAGTTAGAAAATGAAAGCGAGACATTGAATGCTATTTAATGTATAATGACACAGAAACTGATGAAGTTGTGGAATCTATTTGCACCAAGACCGTCCTACCATGGTATGCTGACTTTGTCAACTACTTAGCCGCTAGAGTGCTTCCACCAGACTTAACATACCAgcaaaagaagaaattcttccatgatcTTAAACATTATTATTGGGATGAACCACTACTTTTCAAGAGAGGCGCCGATGGTATTTTCTGTCGATGTGTCCCTAAATCGGAATTAAATGATATCATATCTCACTGCCACTCTACATCCTATGAAAGGCATGCAAGCACCTCAAAGACTTGTGCAAAGATCTTACAATCTAGCCTATTTTGGCTTAATCAatggaaagatgtccacatcgCGATTAAAAATTACGACTaatgccaacgcactggaaatATATCTAGACGCGATGAGATGCCACTAAGAGGTGTCTTGGAATTAGAAGtctttgatgtttggggtatatatttcatgggttctttcccatcttcttttggtaacaaatacatactcgttgCAGTTGATTACatatcaaaatggatcgaggcaGTAGCCTCTCCCACTAACGATGCACGAGTAGTAATTAGACTTTTCAAGAATCAAATCTTCCTTAGATTCGGTGTACCAAGACTCGTAATTAGAGACAGATGATCTCACTTCATTTACAAAATCTTTGAAATATTATTGCTTAAATATGGAGTCTGACACCGTGTAGCAACGCCATATCACCCTCAAACAAGTGGGCAAGTTGAAGTTTCCAATAGAGAAATCAAATAAATATTAGATAAAACCGTTGCAACTtctaggaaagattggtctgCAAAACTTCATGAGGCTTTGTAGGCTTATAGGACGGCTTACAAAACCTCAATAGGAACAACACCATTCAAActagtttatggtaaatcatgtcaccTACCTGTGGAACTCGAGCATAAAGCTTATTGGGCCATCAAAATCCTTAACATGAATTACACAGCTGCAGGCGAGAAAAGAATTTTGGATATCCATGAATTAGAAGAACTTAGATTAGATACCTATGAGAATGCTCGTATTTATAAGGAAAGAACCAAACAGTGGCATGACAAATAAATTACAAGGCGAGAATTCAATGAGGGTGACATAGTCCTTCTCTTTAATTCTCGACTCAAATTATCTTGTAGGCAAACTTCGTTCTAGATGGTCTGACCCTTTTGAGGTCATGAGAGTTTTCCAAAGTGGAGCTGTGGAAATAAGAGATAAAACTAATGAACCATTCATTGTAAACAGGCAGCGACTTAAGAATTACCACAATGTAGAAAATAAGGATTTCTGCATGAGCTACAAATTAAAAGAGTTGCCTGCTCTTTCGAAAGATTAGCACCATTCCAAATTAATGTCGAGCTCCCGACATTAAACGAAGCGCTACGTGAGAGGCAACCCACGATCTTTAGTCTTTATCATTTCTTTTTAGttgttttcattttatttttatttttattctatgttttttttttctcttttctttattattattactattattattacAATTACTAACTATTCTAACACTTCCATGTGGTACCTTTTACTGATAGTATAACCTTTGTTTACTTTCAGACTAACATAGCTTAGGATAGCTTATCATTAACTTATAAGTATGGAGCATGTTGGTAATATGGAGGGTATATTTAGGAGCGAAAATCAGAGGCGTCGTTTTGGCATGTTAGCACAGAGGGAAATGACACTTTCTAAATATCCTGATGGATTGACCTTGACTACCTTAGAATTAAGAGATAATGTTATATATCTTCTCAACCAAGTAGGTTGGGATAGTTTTGCTGTGAGGAAGAGGTATAGCCAATATCGTAGGTTCGCCCTTGAATTTCTGAGTTCCCTTTATTATGACCCTAATAGAGGAATATGATTTGGTAGAGGCCTGGCTACATTTAGGCTCTTCGGAACCAAGTACCGTTTCATCCACCGTGAGATGGCTGAGTTActaggatttcctagtggccctGATGCATACACCATTTCCCTTGATGATGCCTTTACAAACCTTGACCTTAACTTTTTCTAGGGAACCATAACCGGAAATTATCATCCTGAGCCTCACAATATGTTTTCCGCAAACATCCAAAACCCTACTATCCGCTACTTTCATAAAATCCTGGCTCATACCCTGTTTGGTAAGGAAGAAAACATAACCTTTGTTTCTAGAGACGAACGTTTTATCCTCCATTGTGCCTCCCAAGGGAGACCAATGAATGTTGTTGCCTTTATGTTAGCAAACCTCGACAAGATTGCCCGAGAAACCCACAGTAATATTATCATTGGAGGGTTAGTAACCATATTGGTGATGCTTTAGGCCTAAGATACCCGCTTAACCACTTACATGCTTTTGGAGGTATCCGTCCCATGCACCTAAACTTCTATTTCAACCGAGGCATCATTGCCAATTTAGGATCGGCGAAGTTTGAGCTGTTGATTGATAACGAAATGGTCCGGAACTTTACACTTCCAAACCATGAGAAAACTAATATTCACAATCGTGATAACTGGTTTTACAACTTAGAGGGCCAAAGTGAGTCTCCTACACCTCCTGATAGTCCCCAACCTTATGAGAACCCATAAGCCATTTTCCCTGATGCTAATTCACACGCCTCTGGTGCACATCATAATGTTCCTCCTGTTGATTTCGGTACTGCTATACATGATCTGCAATATGAAGTTGATTTCATTAGAGGAGAAGTCATTCCTTGTAACTCTCTTTTGGACCGAATGTTAGACGTTGTGATGGCTAGTGTTGATTGATTGTACTAGTGTTTCCCTATTTTCTAGTTTAGTATTTTTAATTATCATCAGTTATTTCCCTTTGTTAATTTTTAGTTTGTGTTTACTTTACTGTTGATATATCCATGTGAACATGTGTTACTACTATATTTAATTAATGTAATTTCCATTTCAgtcaattattttattttatcgCATATTATTTTAGTTCTTGCAAATTGTATGCTTCTTAATTATGGCTATTAGTTTTAATTATTTCCACTAACTGTTTTATGGCCTTCGGAGCATTTACCTGCAATAATCTTAAGAAAAAGCTGTAAAATTGCGCATTTTAGGTTAATGGCATTTGCCATTAGCTTCGAATTAAAATTCCAGCAATTCAGGCAAATGGCATTCGCCATATGCCTAATAGCGATCGCCATATCAAGAAAACAATTGTTTTCCCTTCTTTTCTTTTCCCTCATGTGCGTTTTTCCAATACCCTTAATTTAAATCTCTTAAACTTTCCACTCTAAACATCAATAACTCCAACTCTTCAACTCCTAACCATTCCACTTCTTCCAAATCATTATAAAATCCACAAACACCCACTTTCTAACTTCACAATCCTTTCCTCTCACTCTTCTCTCCTCACAACACCCAAAACCCTTTCTTTCAATTTCTCTTTCCCTTCATTCAACATGCCTCCTAGAGTAGCTAGACCAAGAAGAAAGATTAACTATATGGGAATTGGATTCGCCGAGGGAATCGATGAAGAAAATCAAAGGAGCAGATACCATAAACTTTTCAAGAGGGACATCTTAGTGATGAGGTACCCCGATGATGTTGCCCTTCGTGATTTGTATTTATTTGAAAGTGTTCATTGGATGATTAATAACCTAGGTATATCTCACTTTTGCTCTTTAACTAGTCCTACCTATATTCGACTTACCTATAATTCTTAAGTTCTTTTTGATACACCACCTCTATAGGAGGATCTTGTACCACTGACATTGCACACTTTAGGATGTTTAATAGAAATTACGATATTAGTCAAGACCAAATGGCCAATTTATTTTCGTTTCCTTATGGAGACGAGTATTCTTGCCAACACCCTTTAGACAGCGAATAGGAATCCAACACTCTCGACTTTTGGCAGCAACTAATAGGAAAAACCACCATCGATTGGGAAAGCCTTAAAGCTATTGTTATTCATAACCCAGCCATTAGGTATTTGCACCGCATTTTGGCCAGCACTATATTTGGTCGAGATAATACCAGAAACGTAAATTCTAAAGATCTTTTCCTTATTTATTGTGCCTTATCTGAAACCAAAGTTAACCCAACATCATTCTTATTAGCACACTTCTAGTCTACTAATGTTAAGACAGGAGGTCATGTTTGTGTTGGAGGGCTGATTACATATATAGACCTTGTGTTGAACTTAGTCCTGAAGTTGCTACACTTGAGCCGTTAGAGACTCCTTTTGCTGACCTTGACTATTGTCGTGGCATGCACCTTATCAAGAATAAACCAGATAGAAAATATTTTCTGATGATTAGTAACCGAGAGGTGAATGGGGTTACTTTACCTTGTGTCGCATGCATCAATGTGCGAATGAGCGCTAATTGGACTTTTGATCTTAATGCCCCTGAGCCTGATAACGAGGATGAGCCTGATCATATGGAGCAAGATGCTCCCCATACTGACACCCACACACATACCACACATGTTTTTCCTGACTCTTTTGCAGGTACCTCTTCTGGATACCAATCCCGTGAGGAGTACGATTACACCGCTATGAGGACAACACTTGATGACATCCTCAGCGAGCTTAGACATCGGAGTGATGCTGAAGCGGAGCGTGACGTGCTTCTTAGGAACATACATAGGCATCAAGAGGAAATGAGGATCACCATTGATCAGCTCCGAGATAATCATGTTGACTATGTTGAGAGGACTGAACATAACATGGTTGAACTCATTGAGCAAATGACAGACGTGCATGTGGAAGTATCAGGTATGAGGGAGTACATGCAGCATGTTCCCCATCCTGCAATCGATAGATGAGGTATTGGAAAACACAGAGGTCGTGGCCTCCACCACTGAGCCCACTACCAGGTTTTACTACTTCTTTCTCCGCCTTGAACTCAAACATTAAagacaatgtttggttcaagtaTGGGGAAAGAGCTTTACCGCTTTACTTTTCTATTATTTACTgctttatttttcattttcattgctTTCCTAGttatatttttcattttcattgtTTTCCTAGTTAGTTCTTTTTAGATTTTGGTCGAGTCATACATGTGTTGTTGAGTCCTATTGCATGatatttttcttttgtttgaaAATTCCCTTAGATTTGACCCCCAATGACAAAAATAATTGTTCTGGTTCAATGGCATGACACATCTATAGTATAGTCTATTTCTCATTTTTAGGCTTTGTTAGATAGACTTGGGAAAGTGTCGATAATATTGATATCGTCCTAACACCCTAAACTCCCTAAGTATGCGACATTTATATTGAATAACCATTATGCCAAGACCTTAATTCTAAGTTTTTTTAAGTAGCCTCTTGAGTAGCTTATAC is a window of Lathyrus oleraceus cultivar Zhongwan6 chromosome 6, CAAS_Psat_ZW6_1.0, whole genome shotgun sequence DNA encoding:
- the LOC127093638 gene encoding uncharacterized protein LOC127093638; the encoded protein is MPSYAKFLKEILSNKIKLEDDETSMLTAECNAIIQNNMPPKLKNSGSFSIPCVIGSYIIDKDLCDLGASVSLMPLSTCEKLNLGELRPTKMSLQLVDRFVKFPIGTLENVPVRIGQFYIPTDFVIMDIKDPHPYYFRKNLFSHSRSHHRREEIRLTFEVGEEKVKFLLAKFLQAPVIDYSCCFLDIIDECVKEIEKEPSKYTEVLKIPTPYIFEDDNCVSHT